One Clostridium estertheticum DNA segment encodes these proteins:
- a CDS encoding Gfo/Idh/MocA family protein produces the protein MKIFKVGIIGCGNIFPMHAQSVNALENAKVTCVCDIKEDRAKIKAEQYNCAYYTDYKEMILKEELDAVHICLPHYLHAEVAIYAANHGKHVLTEKPMSISLLDAENMILAAKDNKVTLGVIFQNRYNPGSQLIKNTLDSGELGKILSGKLEVTWNRSDEYYSHSDWKGTWEKEGGGVIIDQAIHTMDLMSWFVNCDIDYIDASISNRAHEIIQVEDCAEGIIKYKNGVVTAFHAINYYTYDAPVEIELHCENGIATMVGDRAHVVLNDGRELIADNNPNETFDYGNGAKGYWGISHSKQIKNYYHALSLGIQPDINGEQAIKTQRIICSIYESGKKRVKIKL, from the coding sequence ATGAAGATATTTAAAGTAGGAATTATTGGATGTGGGAACATATTTCCCATGCATGCTCAATCTGTAAATGCACTCGAGAATGCTAAGGTGACTTGTGTATGTGACATAAAGGAAGATAGAGCAAAAATAAAGGCAGAGCAATATAATTGTGCATACTATACAGATTATAAAGAAATGATTTTAAAGGAAGAATTAGATGCAGTTCACATATGTCTTCCTCACTATCTTCATGCAGAGGTGGCTATTTATGCTGCCAATCATGGTAAACATGTGCTTACTGAAAAGCCTATGTCTATAAGCCTTCTAGACGCAGAAAATATGATTTTGGCTGCAAAAGATAACAAGGTTACATTGGGAGTTATATTTCAAAATAGATATAATCCAGGGTCACAACTTATAAAAAACACTCTTGATTCCGGTGAACTTGGTAAAATACTATCAGGTAAGCTTGAGGTTACTTGGAACCGTTCAGATGAATATTACAGTCACAGTGATTGGAAAGGTACCTGGGAAAAAGAAGGTGGAGGAGTTATTATAGATCAAGCAATTCATACTATGGATCTAATGAGCTGGTTTGTAAACTGTGACATAGATTATATAGATGCTAGCATAAGTAATAGGGCTCATGAAATAATACAGGTAGAGGACTGTGCTGAAGGAATTATAAAGTATAAGAATGGAGTAGTTACAGCTTTTCATGCCATTAATTATTATACTTATGATGCTCCGGTAGAAATAGAACTTCATTGTGAAAATGGGATTGCAACTATGGTAGGGGATAGAGCTCATGTGGTGCTTAACGATGGCAGAGAATTAATTGCAGATAATAACCCAAATGAAACTTTCGATTATGGAAATGGAGCAAAGGGATATTGGGGAATAAGCCATTCAAAACAAATAAAGAACTATTACCATGCATTAAGTTTAGGCATCCAGCCTGATATTAATGGGGAACAAGCAATAAAAACACAAAGAATTATATGTAGCATCTATGAATCTGGTAAAAAAAGAGTTAAAATAAAGCTGTAA
- a CDS encoding putative ABC transporter permease translates to MWKRFIVYGLLGLLAEVLWNGFGALLTGDVLLRGTTCIWMFPIYGLAVFLEPVHYRIKHLPLIARGGIYMVLIFAVELVCGLLLRSVLGMCPWNYVNKTLSIGGIITLEYAPVWFLVGIIFEKIHDAIIRIENSINYKAK, encoded by the coding sequence ATGTGGAAAAGATTTATTGTTTATGGACTGTTAGGCCTTTTGGCAGAGGTTTTGTGGAATGGTTTTGGCGCGCTGCTTACGGGTGATGTTTTACTTAGGGGCACTACCTGTATTTGGATGTTCCCTATATATGGGCTTGCTGTATTTCTTGAACCTGTGCATTATAGGATAAAACATCTTCCGCTTATTGCTAGGGGAGGTATATACATGGTTCTTATATTTGCAGTAGAATTAGTTTGCGGACTGCTGCTAAGGTCGGTTTTAGGTATGTGCCCTTGGAACTATGTAAATAAAACATTATCAATAGGCGGAATAATTACATTGGAATATGCCCCAGTATGGTTTTTGGTTGGGATTATCTTTGAAAAAATCCATGATGCTATAATACGCATTGAAAACAGTATTAATTATAAGGCTAAATGA
- a CDS encoding AraC family transcriptional regulator: MQVSLEKTILEQDFPFRLFFNDGNTSTPHHFHEDIEIIYLVEGNLKVMVNKEIYNLIVGDILIIGSGEIHYFFKQKQVSKRAVIQFRMSIYDSFLSGTKDNRIIKPMFIHSSLLTYGSEVHDLMEKQIQEIIEEYGKTKEGYKLILKARLYDLAVILLRYMPKTAYSKEDESRQMERLKKLDKVFAHVEKNYQNQIGLDEISKVAGFSKYHFTRFFKENTGMTFVEYLNNFKITKAEWYLMYDTNSITEVAYKSGFNSVKTFNRVFKNSKGSAPMEYRKTIK, from the coding sequence ATGCAAGTTAGCTTAGAAAAAACAATATTAGAGCAGGATTTTCCGTTTAGATTGTTCTTTAATGATGGGAATACTAGCACACCTCATCATTTTCATGAGGATATTGAAATTATTTATCTTGTGGAAGGAAATCTTAAAGTAATGGTAAATAAGGAAATCTATAACTTGATAGTTGGGGACATACTCATTATTGGTTCAGGAGAGATTCATTATTTTTTTAAGCAAAAACAAGTCAGCAAAAGAGCCGTGATACAATTTAGAATGTCAATATACGATAGCTTTCTTTCGGGAACAAAGGATAATAGAATTATTAAACCAATGTTTATTCACTCGAGTCTCCTGACTTACGGAAGTGAAGTTCACGATTTAATGGAAAAACAGATACAGGAGATTATTGAGGAGTACGGCAAAACTAAAGAAGGATATAAACTCATTTTAAAAGCAAGACTCTATGATTTGGCAGTTATACTACTTAGATATATGCCTAAAACAGCCTATTCAAAGGAGGATGAGAGTAGACAAATGGAGAGACTTAAGAAGCTGGATAAGGTATTTGCACATGTAGAGAAAAATTATCAAAATCAAATAGGGTTAGATGAGATTTCAAAAGTTGCAGGCTTTAGTAAGTACCATTTCACTAGATTTTTTAAAGAAAATACTGGAATGACCTTTGTGGAGTATTTAAACAATTTTAAAATAACAAAAGCTGAGTGGTACCTTATGTATGATACCAATTCAATTACAGAAGTTGCGTATAAATCTGGATTTAATAGCGTTAAAACTTTTAATAGGGTATTTAAAAATTCAAAGGGCTCGGCACCTATGGAGTACAGAAAAACTATAAAATAG
- a CDS encoding glutathione peroxidase: protein MNIYNYKFKTIDGEDATLGEFKDKVLLIVNTASKCGFTPQFTDLQKLYEKYNSKGFEILGFPSNQFAEQEPANNDEVKSFCEINFGVTFPLSEKVEVRGNDAHPLFKYLTDKVAFKGFDMNNPSAKHLHDFLQEKFPDYLLGDSIKWNFTKFLVDRQGNVVERFESPIEPMGIEENIKKLL, encoded by the coding sequence ATGAACATTTATAACTATAAATTTAAAACTATCGATGGAGAGGATGCAACGTTAGGTGAGTTCAAAGATAAGGTATTATTAATAGTTAATACTGCAAGTAAATGTGGGTTTACACCTCAATTTACTGATTTACAAAAACTATATGAGAAATATAATTCTAAAGGCTTTGAAATACTTGGTTTCCCATCTAATCAGTTTGCAGAGCAAGAACCTGCAAATAATGACGAGGTAAAAAGTTTTTGTGAAATTAATTTTGGAGTAACTTTTCCACTTTCTGAAAAAGTTGAAGTTAGAGGTAATGATGCTCATCCACTATTTAAATATTTAACTGATAAAGTAGCATTTAAAGGATTTGACATGAATAACCCAAGTGCTAAACATTTACATGATTTTTTACAAGAAAAATTTCCTGACTATTTATTAGGTGATTCAATTAAATGGAATTTCACTAAATTTTTAGTAGATAGACAAGGAAATGTTGTAGAAAGATTTGAATCACCCATAGAGCCAATGGGTATTGAAGAAAATATAAAAAAACTACTATAA
- a CDS encoding ferritin family protein, producing the protein MNNQELMIIKQAIINEVEGYEFYNMAASNSNSTEVKNAFLELAEEEMQHVVWLKDLFNKVKADNMVDFQMALIPEPTSPAIFKWENIDRKDAGIAVSAFGIGIQMEKASIEYYTKAAKETEIKEAKELFNILIKWETIHLYKFSSQYEELREEWWSEQGYAPF; encoded by the coding sequence GTGAACAATCAAGAACTAATGATTATAAAACAAGCAATTATAAACGAGGTAGAAGGATATGAATTTTATAATATGGCGGCAAGTAATTCTAATTCTACAGAAGTGAAAAATGCTTTTTTAGAACTTGCTGAGGAAGAAATGCAACATGTAGTTTGGCTAAAGGACTTGTTTAACAAGGTTAAAGCTGATAATATGGTGGATTTTCAAATGGCATTAATTCCTGAACCAACTTCTCCAGCAATTTTTAAATGGGAGAATATTGATAGAAAGGATGCTGGCATTGCAGTATCTGCTTTTGGCATTGGAATACAGATGGAAAAAGCATCAATAGAATACTATACAAAGGCTGCTAAAGAAACTGAAATTAAAGAAGCCAAGGAATTATTTAATATTTTAATCAAATGGGAAACAATTCATTTATATAAATTTTCATCACAGTATGAGGAGCTAAGAGAAGAATGGTGGTCAGAGCAAGGTTATGCACCATTTTAA
- a CDS encoding sugar phosphate isomerase/epimerase family protein: MYIGLLTGCLGGIPLKEKARWASVHGFKSLELACWPRTNSRDYSGSEIDVANFTQEEAEKIKAYFNEYGLTISSIAYYDNNLHRDLTIRSNINKHFKKCVDAAVLLGVPAVGTFVGRNIDKSLEENFDEFEVVFGDLVKYAQERDIKVIIENCPMIGWQVAGMPGTISFTPELWREMFKRVPNKNFGLNYDPSHMHALLMDYITPVKEFKDRIFHVHAKDTEVFKENLKTYGVFNKQLNISSEDFGYWRYRMPGLGQVDWKSLFKELTDVGYAGVVSIEHEDPLYEGSAEKVKEGLQIGIDYLQKLI, from the coding sequence ATGTATATAGGACTTTTAACAGGATGTCTAGGTGGTATTCCACTTAAAGAAAAAGCAAGATGGGCAAGCGTGCATGGGTTTAAGTCTTTAGAACTTGCTTGTTGGCCAAGAACTAACAGTCGTGATTATTCAGGAAGTGAAATAGATGTAGCTAACTTTACGCAAGAGGAAGCGGAGAAAATAAAAGCATACTTTAATGAGTATGGGCTTACTATATCTTCAATTGCTTATTATGATAACAATTTACATAGAGACCTTACTATAAGGTCTAATATAAATAAACATTTTAAAAAATGTGTAGATGCAGCAGTACTCCTAGGGGTGCCAGCAGTAGGAACTTTTGTAGGAAGAAATATAGATAAGTCCCTGGAGGAGAACTTTGATGAGTTTGAGGTTGTTTTTGGAGATTTAGTGAAGTATGCGCAGGAGAGAGACATTAAGGTGATAATCGAAAACTGTCCAATGATTGGTTGGCAGGTAGCGGGAATGCCAGGGACTATTTCATTTACTCCTGAGCTTTGGAGAGAGATGTTCAAAAGAGTTCCTAATAAAAACTTTGGATTAAATTATGATCCATCTCACATGCATGCTCTACTAATGGATTATATTACTCCTGTTAAGGAATTTAAGGATAGAATATTCCATGTACATGCAAAGGACACAGAAGTATTTAAGGAAAATTTAAAAACATATGGTGTATTTAACAAACAACTAAACATAAGCTCCGAGGACTTTGGATATTGGAGATATAGAATGCCTGGACTTGGACAGGTAGACTGGAAAAGTCTTTTTAAGGAGTTAACAGATGTAGGCTATGCGGGAGTGGTTAGTATTGAACATGAAGATCCCCTTTATGAAGGTAGCGCAGAAAAGGTAAAGGAAGGTCTGCAAATTGGAATAGATTATCTTCAAAAATTAATATAG
- a CDS encoding asparaginase: MKKVAVIFNGGTIAMTVDPRIKAAIPTLSGEEIMSMVTGIENYAQIESYTFSSLPGPHMTPELMMELSKYIQSFLLREDICGVVVTHGTDSLEETAYLLHLTIDNPKPVIVTGSMRNSSELGYDGPANLSASICTAISEEARNRGVLVCLNDELNCAGEVTKAHSMHLNTFQSPEFGPIGIIDNNEAIFYRDSLKKEHILTEKIETRVDLIKACAGMDSKLIDFCVEQGARGLVIEAMGRGNIPPKMAEGVKKAIKNGVAVVMVSRCFKGRVLDSYGYPGGGKELRNAGVIFGDSLPGQKARIKLMLALASTTNLEEIEGMFERGRYKSRI, from the coding sequence ATGAAAAAAGTTGCGGTTATATTTAATGGCGGCACAATAGCTATGACGGTTGATCCAAGAATAAAGGCTGCAATCCCAACACTAAGTGGAGAAGAAATAATGTCTATGGTTACGGGAATTGAAAATTATGCACAAATAGAATCATATACTTTTTCAAGTCTACCAGGACCTCATATGACTCCAGAACTCATGATGGAACTATCTAAATACATACAAAGTTTCCTACTTAGAGAGGATATATGTGGAGTTGTAGTGACTCATGGTACAGATTCACTTGAGGAAACCGCCTATCTATTGCACCTAACTATAGATAATCCAAAGCCTGTAATTGTTACTGGTTCAATGAGAAATAGTTCAGAACTTGGGTATGATGGACCAGCAAATTTATCAGCATCTATTTGTACTGCTATTTCAGAGGAGGCGCGCAATAGGGGAGTACTCGTATGCTTAAATGATGAACTTAATTGTGCTGGTGAAGTCACTAAAGCACATTCTATGCATCTAAATACTTTTCAGAGCCCAGAATTTGGTCCCATAGGGATTATCGACAATAATGAAGCGATATTTTATAGGGATAGTTTAAAAAAAGAACATATATTAACTGAAAAAATAGAAACTAGGGTAGATTTAATAAAAGCTTGTGCTGGAATGGATTCGAAATTAATTGATTTTTGTGTGGAGCAGGGTGCAAGAGGGCTTGTTATTGAAGCTATGGGAAGAGGAAACATTCCACCGAAAATGGCAGAAGGAGTAAAAAAAGCTATAAAAAATGGCGTGGCAGTAGTTATGGTATCTAGATGTTTCAAAGGAAGGGTATTAGATTCTTATGGGTATCCTGGTGGTGGGAAAGAGCTTAGAAACGCTGGTGTGATTTTCGGAGATAGCCTTCCAGGTCAAAAGGCTAGAATTAAACTTATGCTTGCACTTGCTAGTACCACAAACTTAGAAGAAATTGAAGGTATGTTTGAAAGAGGACGATATAAAAGCCGAATATAG
- a CDS encoding MarR family transcriptional regulator, with protein MKHEALKLDNQLCFALYACSREITKLYKPILDKLGITYTQYISLLVLWEKDNITVKDLGEKLHLDSGTLTPLLKKLEFMELVNRNRDTIDERKVYVKLTDKGVELKTMAIEIPNKILCSTGLSLQSAELLKENINSLLLTLTPGNNIK; from the coding sequence GTGAAACATGAAGCACTTAAATTAGATAACCAATTATGCTTTGCTCTATATGCTTGTTCACGTGAAATAACAAAGTTGTATAAGCCTATTTTAGATAAACTGGGTATAACCTATACTCAATATATTTCTCTTTTAGTATTATGGGAAAAAGATAATATAACAGTAAAAGACCTGGGAGAAAAATTACATCTAGATTCTGGAACATTGACGCCACTGCTTAAAAAATTAGAGTTCATGGAGCTAGTAAATAGAAATCGAGATACTATAGATGAAAGAAAAGTATACGTTAAATTAACTGATAAGGGTGTTGAATTAAAAACAATGGCCATTGAAATACCAAATAAAATTCTTTGCTCTACAGGACTTTCCCTTCAAAGTGCAGAACTTTTGAAGGAAAACATTAATTCTTTATTGTTAACTTTAACTCCTGGTAATAATATCAAATAA
- a CDS encoding YkgJ family cysteine cluster protein: MQINASLAIIPKDQLCICGSDKFFSDCCMKKDHIYEAMTLPDTGRQVIYDQTEIIMAVKILNGFIESRIDSINSELPQVEAIRKLKRLYEKLDNALKPIEKVTSCKQGCNHCCFLPILSSQLENELIKNYMSEHYSTDKLAEFEYKINQNKDTLSQLIHINGRFMDENYKLYSTANIPCSFLDSDSNCSIYNVRPFICRKYLVFNNPTVCENTLNKTDQYYSTYLTKVKDSIIKLNKLTYGENFQYKHILSWFLEN, encoded by the coding sequence ATGCAAATTAATGCTAGTTTAGCAATAATTCCTAAAGATCAATTATGTATATGCGGAAGTGACAAATTTTTTTCTGATTGTTGTATGAAAAAAGATCATATTTATGAAGCAATGACCCTACCTGATACTGGAAGGCAAGTCATTTACGATCAAACTGAAATTATCATGGCAGTTAAAATTTTAAATGGTTTTATTGAATCTAGAATCGATTCAATAAATTCCGAATTACCTCAGGTGGAGGCAATACGGAAACTCAAACGACTTTACGAAAAGCTAGATAATGCTTTAAAACCTATAGAGAAAGTAACTTCTTGCAAGCAGGGTTGCAATCATTGTTGCTTTTTACCGATTTTATCAAGTCAACTTGAAAATGAATTAATAAAAAATTATATGAGTGAACATTATTCTACTGATAAATTGGCTGAATTTGAGTATAAAATCAATCAAAACAAAGATACGCTATCACAGCTTATACATATTAATGGTAGATTTATGGATGAAAACTATAAATTATATTCCACCGCTAATATTCCTTGTTCTTTTTTAGATAGTGATAGCAATTGCAGCATTTATAATGTAAGGCCTTTTATCTGCAGAAAATATTTAGTTTTTAATAATCCAACAGTTTGTGAAAACACTTTAAATAAAACCGATCAGTACTATTCAACTTACCTAACTAAGGTAAAAGACTCCATAATAAAGCTTAATAAGCTAACCTATGGTGAAAATTTTCAGTACAAACATATATTATCTTGGTTTTTAGAAAACTGA
- a CDS encoding NCS2 family permease has protein sequence MKSTKDKVENSIFEKLFKLKENNTSVKTEILAGITTFITMAYIIFVNPNILKFAGMNLPGIKGDGAAAFNALNDPIVASVFAATCLAAAVGTFVMAFYANLPFAQAPGMGLNAFFTYSVCLTLGYTWQQALAAVLLSGILFIIITLTSIREKIVDALPQNLKLAISGGIGLFIALIGFKSGGIIVGSKETLVTFGNFTNPSTIVALIGITVTAILMARKVKGSILFGIIITSIVGIPFGITKLTGVQVFSAPPSLAPTFMKFDFAGLLGAGASKGVFSAIVSVIMVVITFSLVDLFDTIGTLVGTATKANMLDETGRVKNMKKALMSDALATTAGAFMGTSTVVTYVESTAGVAEGGRTGLTSATVGVLFLCSLFFSGLVGIVPAEATAPALVIVGVLMMSAVTKIDFEDFTEALPAFFTIAIMPFSYSIANGIAAGIIFYPIVKVATGKYKEVSPIVYVLAALFIIRFIILP, from the coding sequence ATGAAATCAACAAAAGATAAGGTCGAAAATTCAATATTTGAAAAACTTTTTAAACTAAAAGAAAATAATACATCGGTAAAAACAGAAATACTTGCAGGTATAACTACATTCATAACTATGGCATATATTATATTTGTAAATCCTAACATTCTTAAATTTGCTGGAATGAATCTACCCGGAATAAAGGGAGATGGCGCAGCAGCCTTTAATGCTCTAAATGATCCAATTGTAGCATCAGTTTTTGCAGCTACATGTCTTGCAGCGGCAGTGGGTACTTTTGTAATGGCGTTCTACGCTAATCTGCCTTTTGCACAGGCACCAGGCATGGGACTCAATGCATTCTTTACATATAGCGTATGCTTAACCCTGGGATATACGTGGCAACAAGCATTAGCAGCAGTTCTTTTGTCTGGAATTTTATTTATAATAATAACGCTTACTTCAATACGAGAAAAAATAGTTGATGCATTACCTCAGAATTTAAAACTTGCTATTTCAGGTGGTATTGGTCTATTTATAGCACTTATCGGTTTTAAAAGTGGTGGTATCATCGTAGGAAGCAAAGAAACTTTAGTAACATTTGGTAACTTTACCAATCCAAGCACAATAGTGGCATTAATAGGTATAACTGTTACGGCAATACTTATGGCCAGAAAAGTAAAGGGCTCTATATTATTTGGAATAATTATAACTTCAATAGTAGGAATTCCTTTTGGAATTACTAAACTCACAGGGGTTCAAGTATTTAGTGCACCTCCATCTCTTGCTCCCACATTTATGAAGTTTGACTTTGCAGGTCTTTTAGGGGCAGGTGCATCTAAGGGAGTATTTTCAGCAATAGTAAGTGTAATAATGGTTGTAATAACTTTTAGCTTAGTAGACCTGTTTGATACTATAGGAACACTTGTAGGAACAGCAACAAAAGCTAACATGCTGGATGAAACTGGTAGAGTGAAAAATATGAAAAAGGCATTGATGTCAGATGCATTAGCTACTACAGCAGGCGCATTCATGGGAACAAGTACTGTAGTAACTTATGTTGAATCCACAGCAGGAGTTGCAGAAGGCGGAAGAACAGGTCTTACATCAGCCACAGTGGGAGTATTGTTTTTATGTTCATTATTCTTTAGTGGACTTGTAGGAATAGTGCCAGCTGAAGCTACTGCTCCAGCACTTGTAATAGTTGGGGTACTTATGATGAGTGCAGTGACTAAAATAGACTTTGAAGATTTTACAGAAGCTCTTCCAGCATTCTTTACTATAGCAATAATGCCTTTTAGCTATAGTATAGCAAATGGTATAGCGGCAGGAATTATTTTTTATCCAATAGTAAAAGTTGCAACAGGAAAATACAAGGAAGTAAGTCCTATAGTTTACGTTTTAGCAGCATTATTTATAATTAGATTTATCATATTACCTTAA